The Listeria sp. PSOL-1 genome includes a region encoding these proteins:
- a CDS encoding ABC transporter ATP-binding protein: MKYIEMKNVTKTIKTHKVLDNITLSLEKNQIYGFRGGNGSGKTMLLRAMLGLIRLNKGEIIIAGKVLKADQKYPVNAGILLEKPAIIQDFSAIKNLELITALKEQNVSKENIKALLQQVGLDPEDKRRAKSFSLGMKQKLGLAQALISEPELLILDEPSNGLDEESVQNLMQQLLTLKQSQNVTIILTSHDRNFLQMTCDQIFEVQLGRLV; this comes from the coding sequence ATGAAATATATCGAAATGAAAAACGTTACCAAAACGATAAAAACACATAAAGTGCTAGATAATATCACATTATCCTTAGAAAAAAACCAGATCTATGGTTTTCGTGGTGGCAATGGCTCAGGAAAAACAATGCTGTTACGTGCAATGCTGGGTTTAATTCGCTTAAACAAAGGAGAAATTATCATCGCTGGAAAGGTATTGAAAGCGGATCAAAAATATCCGGTTAATGCCGGAATTTTATTAGAAAAACCAGCAATTATTCAAGATTTTTCAGCAATCAAGAACCTTGAACTCATTACAGCATTAAAAGAGCAAAATGTGAGTAAGGAGAACATAAAAGCGCTCTTACAGCAAGTAGGATTGGACCCGGAAGATAAGCGCCGAGCTAAAAGTTTTTCTCTAGGGATGAAACAAAAATTGGGCTTAGCTCAGGCTTTGATTTCCGAACCAGAACTACTAATCTTGGATGAACCAAGTAACGGCCTGGATGAAGAAAGCGTTCAAAACTTGATGCAACAATTATTGACATTAAAGCAAAGTCAAAATGTAACCATTATCCTTACAAGCCATGATCGCAACTTTTTGCAAATGACGTGTGATCAGATTTTTGAAGTTCAATTGGGGCGATTAGTATGA
- a CDS encoding universal stress protein: MPEYKKILVAIDGSRYGDEAFRKAVVLAKQYKAKLFIIHVIDTLYFANLTALDGGQAVNQFSEVAEKMLTEYREKAEQDDVLEVETMVEYGAPKSVIVETAEAKVHPDLVIVGAIGHSAITRFFLGSVSAYVAHYAPCDVLIERTFMPEDE; encoded by the coding sequence ATGCCTGAATATAAAAAGATACTTGTTGCAATTGATGGTTCGCGGTACGGAGATGAAGCTTTTCGAAAAGCAGTTGTGCTAGCAAAACAATATAAGGCAAAATTATTCATTATTCATGTTATCGATACACTTTATTTCGCTAATTTAACAGCATTAGATGGAGGACAAGCAGTAAATCAATTTAGTGAAGTTGCTGAGAAGATGTTAACCGAATACCGGGAAAAAGCAGAACAAGATGATGTTTTAGAAGTTGAAACAATGGTAGAATATGGGGCTCCTAAATCGGTCATCGTTGAAACTGCTGAAGCGAAGGTCCATCCTGATTTAGTCATTGTTGGAGCGATTGGCCACTCAGCGATTACACGTTTTTTTCTTGGTAGTGTATCAGCCTACGTTGCCCATTATGCACCATGTGATGTTTTAATTGAACGAACATTTATGCCAGAAGATGAATAA
- a CDS encoding adenylosuccinate synthase, translating into MSSVVVVGTQWGDEGKGKITDFLSENAEAIARYQGGNNAGHTIKFDGETYKLHLIPSGIFYKDKISVIGNGMVVDPKALVTELKYLHERGVETSNLRISNRAHLILPYHIRIDEADEERKGANKIGTTKKGIGPAYMDKAARVGVRVIDLLDKETFKEKLEHNLKEKNRLLERFYELEGFKLEDILEEYYEYGQQFKEYVCDTSVVLNDALDEGKRVLFEGAQGVMLDIDQGTYPFVTSSNPIAGGVTIGSGVGPSKINHVVGVAKAYTTRVGDGPFPTELFDEIGDTIREVGHEYGTTTGRARRVGWFDSVVVRHARRVSGLTDLSLTLLDVLTGIQTIKICVAYKLDGKTITEFPASLKDLARCEPVYEELPGWSEDITGVRSLDELPANARHYMERIAQLTGVQVSMFSVGPDRNQTHVVKSVWRLA; encoded by the coding sequence ATGTCTTCAGTTGTTGTTGTTGGAACGCAGTGGGGAGATGAAGGAAAAGGTAAAATTACTGATTTCCTTTCTGAAAATGCAGAAGCGATTGCGCGTTATCAAGGAGGCAATAATGCAGGTCATACGATTAAATTTGATGGTGAAACGTATAAGCTTCATTTAATTCCATCTGGTATTTTTTACAAAGATAAAATTAGCGTGATTGGAAATGGCATGGTTGTTGACCCAAAAGCTTTAGTAACGGAGCTTAAATACTTACATGAGCGTGGTGTTGAAACAAGCAATTTACGTATTTCTAATCGAGCTCACTTAATTTTGCCTTATCATATCCGTATTGATGAAGCAGATGAAGAACGAAAAGGTGCAAATAAAATCGGAACAACGAAAAAAGGCATTGGACCAGCTTATATGGATAAAGCTGCACGTGTTGGCGTTCGTGTCATTGATTTACTTGATAAAGAAACATTCAAAGAAAAATTGGAACATAATTTAAAAGAAAAAAATCGCCTGCTTGAGCGTTTTTATGAATTAGAAGGTTTTAAATTAGAGGATATTTTAGAAGAATATTATGAATATGGCCAGCAGTTTAAAGAATATGTTTGTGATACTTCTGTTGTATTAAACGATGCTTTAGATGAAGGGAAACGCGTTCTTTTTGAAGGTGCGCAAGGTGTAATGCTTGATATTGATCAGGGCACTTATCCCTTTGTAACTTCAAGTAATCCAATCGCTGGAGGTGTTACAATTGGAAGTGGCGTTGGGCCTTCGAAAATCAATCATGTTGTCGGTGTAGCGAAAGCTTATACAACACGTGTTGGTGATGGTCCATTTCCAACTGAACTATTTGATGAAATTGGTGATACAATCCGTGAGGTAGGACATGAATACGGAACAACAACAGGACGTGCCCGACGTGTAGGTTGGTTTGATAGCGTTGTTGTGCGTCATGCTCGTCGTGTGAGCGGCTTAACTGACTTATCTTTAACACTACTCGATGTCTTAACAGGTATTCAGACCATCAAAATTTGTGTTGCATATAAACTAGATGGCAAAACGATTACTGAGTTCCCGGCTAGCTTGAAGGATTTAGCGCGCTGTGAACCAGTTTATGAAGAGCTTCCTGGTTGGTCTGAAGATATTACAGGTGTGCGCTCATTAGATGAACTCCCAGCTAATGCACGCCACTATATGGAACGCATTGCACAACTTACTGGTGTGCAGGTTTCAATGTTTTCGGTTGGCCCTGATCGTAACCAGACACATGTTGTTAAAAGCGTCTGGCGTCTAGCATAG
- a CDS encoding amino acid permease → MSENETLSRGLKNRHVQLIAIGGAIGTGLFLGSGKSIHLAGPSILFAYIITGAVCFLIMRALGELLLSNLNYHSFVDFVHDYLGKGAAFITGWTYWFCWISIAMADLTAVGLYTQFWFPNVAQWVPGLIALVILLLMNLATVKLFGEMEFWFALIKVVAILALIVIGVFMIIRGFSTDSGASSFANLWSHDGWFPNGANGFILSFQMVVFAFVGIELVGLTAGETENPEKVIPRAINNIPIRIVIFYIGALLVIMSIYPWNSIDPAESPFVQVFAAVGITAAAGIVNFVVLTSAASACNSAVFSTSRMVYSLAKEKNAPYPMAKLTSHKVPSNALFFSTIIILIAVVLNFIMPEGVFTLITSISTVCFIYIWGVTVICHLKYRKTCPELAAKNKFKMPLYPISNYLILTFLAFVLVVLALAEDTRVALFVTPVWFVLLIAIYYFRKARAPQEEKKIVPAETDIK, encoded by the coding sequence ATGTCAGAAAATGAAACTTTATCGAGAGGTTTAAAAAATCGTCACGTTCAGCTCATTGCAATTGGTGGAGCGATTGGTACTGGGCTGTTTTTAGGATCGGGTAAATCGATTCACTTAGCTGGTCCATCTATTTTATTTGCTTATATTATTACTGGTGCTGTTTGTTTTTTAATTATGCGAGCACTTGGAGAATTGTTACTTTCTAATTTGAATTATCATTCTTTTGTGGATTTTGTTCATGATTATTTAGGTAAAGGAGCAGCTTTTATTACTGGTTGGACTTATTGGTTCTGCTGGATATCGATTGCGATGGCCGACCTTACTGCGGTTGGACTTTATACGCAATTTTGGTTTCCAAATGTTGCACAATGGGTTCCCGGGTTGATTGCACTAGTTATTCTACTTTTGATGAATTTGGCGACTGTTAAGTTGTTTGGGGAAATGGAATTTTGGTTTGCCTTGATTAAGGTTGTTGCGATCTTGGCACTCATTGTAATTGGTGTTTTTATGATCATTCGCGGTTTTTCAACAGACTCGGGAGCTTCTAGTTTTGCTAATTTATGGAGTCACGATGGCTGGTTTCCAAATGGGGCAAATGGATTTATTTTATCTTTTCAAATGGTCGTTTTTGCTTTTGTTGGGATTGAACTTGTTGGCTTGACAGCAGGCGAAACAGAGAATCCAGAAAAAGTAATTCCAAGAGCTATTAATAATATTCCGATTCGAATCGTTATTTTTTATATTGGTGCTTTGCTTGTGATTATGAGTATTTATCCATGGAATTCAATCGATCCAGCAGAAAGTCCTTTTGTACAGGTATTTGCTGCGGTGGGGATTACAGCGGCAGCAGGCATTGTGAATTTTGTTGTTTTAACATCAGCGGCATCAGCATGTAACAGTGCAGTATTTAGTACTAGTCGGATGGTTTATTCACTTGCGAAAGAAAAAAACGCACCTTATCCAATGGCGAAATTAACTTCTCATAAAGTGCCATCAAACGCGCTATTTTTCTCAACAATTATTATTTTAATTGCTGTAGTGCTTAATTTTATTATGCCAGAAGGTGTTTTCACACTTATTACAAGTATTTCTACAGTTTGCTTTATTTATATCTGGGGAGTTACCGTAATTTGCCATTTAAAATATCGCAAAACTTGTCCAGAATTAGCAGCTAAAAATAAATTTAAGATGCCACTTTATCCAATTTCCAATTACTTGATTTTAACCTTTTTAGCCTTTGTCTTAGTCGTATTGGCTTTAGCTGAGGATACCCGAGTAGCGCTTTTTGTAACGCCGGTATGGTTTGTTTTACTCATCGCTATTTATTACTTTCGCAAAGCGAGAGCCCCTCAAGAGGAAAAAAAAATAGTTCCAGCTGAAACGGATATAAAATAA
- a CDS encoding VanZ family protein: protein MVAIEAAYYFMVPLYIICAVIFLIVKYFKRQEGPAKKKWIDLIFIAYWLGLIAVTFFPMRIVISDTIVSQFPLQAYLQMVPFATINGYLLDINFHSMVQLFGNIIMLMPLAIYLNVFKKWSLKRNILFAFSFSLGIECVQIVLNLLTRWPNKVADIDDIICNVAGYMIALLFVPLAKRIYKAL, encoded by the coding sequence TTGGTAGCTATTGAAGCAGCGTATTATTTTATGGTGCCATTATACATTATTTGTGCCGTTATTTTTTTGATTGTTAAATATTTCAAAAGACAAGAGGGACCAGCAAAAAAGAAATGGATTGATTTAATCTTTATTGCTTATTGGTTAGGATTGATAGCAGTGACATTCTTCCCTATGAGAATTGTTATTAGTGATACTATAGTATCTCAATTTCCATTACAAGCATATCTACAAATGGTTCCTTTTGCTACGATAAATGGATATTTGTTAGATATTAATTTTCATTCAATGGTACAATTGTTTGGAAATATTATTATGCTGATGCCTCTTGCGATTTATTTAAATGTATTTAAAAAATGGAGTTTAAAAAGAAATATTTTGTTTGCTTTTTCATTTTCACTGGGAATTGAATGTGTCCAAATTGTCCTTAATTTATTAACTAGATGGCCGAATAAAGTAGCGGATATAGATGATATTATATGTAATGTAGCGGGGTATATGATTGCTTTGTTGTTTGTGCCACTTGCGAAGCGGATTTATAAGGCTTTGTAA
- a CDS encoding DUF3644 domain-containing protein yields the protein MENIQLKLIDKSIEAFIMGLEIYNKPTIKYRIEGFSFFIINAWELMLKAELIKKGHPIYYKDNPERTLSVERTIRKVYTDKNTRIRLNLEKIIELRNISTHFITEDYEIKYAPLFQACVLNFVNEIQKFHSRDITKHIAQNFLTISASYEPLSNEQIKLKYPPEIAEKFISQANDIDVLSDTYNSEKFSVDIKQNLYITKKRSEADFKVSINKDSNNNVTVVKELKDPCDTHKYSYNSVIKAVQERLKRKNIRLNYKSGFNQYILNLIIEFYNIKQNEKYAYEHVIGKQRYFTYSQQFIDFILSEIEKTPDSFVESLKRR from the coding sequence ATGGAAAATATTCAATTAAAACTTATTGATAAAAGCATAGAAGCGTTTATAATGGGACTTGAAATTTATAATAAGCCTACAATTAAATATCGAATTGAAGGGTTTTCTTTCTTTATAATTAATGCCTGGGAGTTAATGTTAAAAGCAGAATTAATAAAAAAAGGCCACCCTATTTATTATAAAGACAATCCAGAGCGGACATTAAGTGTGGAAAGGACCATTAGAAAAGTTTATACCGATAAAAATACAAGAATAAGATTAAACCTTGAAAAAATTATCGAACTTCGTAATATCAGTACACATTTTATTACAGAGGATTATGAAATAAAGTATGCCCCTTTATTTCAAGCTTGTGTATTAAATTTTGTTAATGAAATTCAGAAATTTCACTCGAGAGATATTACAAAACATATTGCACAAAATTTTTTAACTATTTCGGCAAGCTATGAACCTCTTTCAAATGAACAAATAAAATTGAAATATCCGCCTGAGATCGCAGAAAAATTTATTTCTCAAGCTAATGATATTGATGTGCTTAGCGATACTTATAATTCTGAAAAATTTTCTGTTGATATCAAGCAAAATTTATATATTACTAAAAAACGATCAGAGGCTGATTTTAAGGTAAGTATTAATAAGGACTCGAACAATAATGTGACAGTTGTTAAAGAATTAAAAGATCCATGTGATACTCATAAATATTCTTATAATAGTGTAATAAAAGCTGTTCAAGAAAGGTTGAAAAGAAAAAACATAAGATTAAATTATAAATCAGGTTTTAATCAATACATATTGAACTTAATAATCGAATTTTATAATATTAAGCAAAATGAAAAATATGCCTATGAACATGTGATTGGAAAACAACGGTACTTTACCTATTCTCAACAATTTATTGATTTTATTCTTTCTGAAATTGAAAAAACTCCCGACAGCTTTGTCGAGAGTTTAAAGAGAAGATAA
- a CDS encoding helix-turn-helix domain-containing protein — protein MKNFGSKLKLLREEKKMTQTEVAEKLNVTRQSISNWETNKNYPDVISLVSLSKLYDTSLDILLNTEREVVESMKQELDSYTGVDMTKLIIFSILAFILPIVGIAFVILLLTPPKNVPYYKVSKLIGYIALTLQIIFTLLLIIGIIASFAN, from the coding sequence ATGAAAAATTTTGGTTCAAAACTGAAATTACTCCGGGAAGAGAAAAAAATGACTCAAACAGAGGTTGCTGAAAAACTAAATGTAACAAGACAGTCTATTTCTAATTGGGAAACTAATAAAAATTATCCTGATGTGATTTCTTTAGTAAGTTTAAGTAAGCTTTATGATACTTCTTTAGATATTTTATTAAATACAGAAAGAGAGGTTGTTGAATCAATGAAACAAGAATTAGATTCCTATACTGGGGTAGATATGACTAAACTAATTATATTCTCAATACTAGCCTTTATATTACCTATAGTTGGTATTGCTTTTGTCATTCTTCTATTAACTCCACCTAAAAATGTACCATATTATAAGGTTTCTAAACTAATAGGATATATTGCGTTAACTCTACAAATTATTTTTACACTACTTCTGATCATCGGAATTATTGCTTCTTTTGCAAATTGA
- a CDS encoding toxin Cry1Ac domain D-VI-related protein produces the protein MKKKRGIYIAITVFIILIAAVSFGAFKHQEQVEAHKTGLKKEKSLEQNANIAVSQLFANKDEKILSDSYSQENASKAQKLTSELKNKQHKNELINSIKKAAKLHKRVQDSQKTVAALFKNEKKQELANNITQKTINNAKIQVEKHTPQKLVETKLSKDIKIAYTLLTKKPKDTETQGTVKESNQNKQAITSNDQKNSAKQSSGGREQNTAQNSTTQNNTKKSGNVSPSSTKEKNNANQPIVAKMNLASRTSQIITVVASGSTANVKFWQKSGSNWHQVFSTYGQVGSQGVGAADEYHSRTPRGAYSLGFAFGTSNPGTSLSFRHITNRSYWISNVKDPQYNTWQERHSSNKADEHMASYPTQYKYGVVINYNTTRVKGRGSGFFLHCSNGAATAGCVAIPTSNMRQVLQQLHPGAFIVNVTSERELLNY, from the coding sequence ATGAAGAAAAAAAGAGGTATTTATATAGCTATTACTGTATTTATTATTTTAATCGCTGCTGTATCGTTTGGAGCATTTAAACACCAAGAGCAAGTGGAGGCGCATAAAACGGGTTTGAAAAAAGAAAAATCACTCGAACAAAATGCAAATATCGCAGTAAGTCAGTTGTTTGCAAATAAAGATGAAAAAATATTAAGTGATTCTTATTCACAAGAAAATGCGAGCAAAGCACAAAAACTAACAAGTGAACTGAAAAATAAACAGCATAAAAACGAATTAATAAATTCCATCAAAAAAGCAGCTAAACTACATAAGCGTGTACAGGATTCACAGAAAACAGTAGCAGCATTGTTTAAAAACGAAAAAAAACAAGAATTGGCCAATAATATCACACAAAAAACCATTAATAATGCGAAAATACAAGTGGAAAAACATACTCCTCAAAAACTAGTCGAAACAAAGCTAAGTAAAGATATTAAAATTGCTTATACATTATTAACCAAAAAGCCAAAAGATACTGAAACGCAAGGAACAGTAAAAGAATCTAACCAGAATAAACAAGCCATTACCTCAAATGATCAAAAAAATTCAGCAAAGCAAAGTAGTGGGGGCAGGGAACAAAACACTGCACAGAATAGCACAACACAAAACAATACTAAAAAAAGTGGGAATGTTTCTCCTTCAAGTACTAAAGAAAAAAATAACGCAAATCAACCAATTGTTGCCAAAATGAATCTTGCAAGTCGGACAAGTCAAATCATCACAGTTGTAGCAAGTGGTTCCACTGCAAACGTGAAATTTTGGCAAAAATCAGGTTCAAATTGGCACCAAGTATTTTCAACTTATGGCCAAGTTGGATCACAAGGTGTAGGAGCTGCAGATGAATACCATTCAAGGACACCACGTGGCGCTTATTCTCTAGGTTTTGCTTTTGGAACAAGTAATCCTGGTACTTCATTATCCTTTAGGCATATTACCAATCGTTCTTATTGGATCAGTAATGTGAAGGACCCGCAGTACAATACATGGCAAGAGCGTCATTCTTCAAATAAAGCTGATGAGCATATGGCAAGTTATCCAACTCAGTATAAATATGGTGTAGTCATTAACTATAATACTACCCGTGTAAAAGGGAGAGGATCAGGCTTTTTCTTACACTGCTCAAATGGTGCAGCAACGGCTGGCTGTGTGGCTATACCGACATCAAATATGCGACAAGTATTGCAACAATTGCATCCAGGTGCGTTTATTGTTAATGTAACAAGTGAACGAGAATTACTAAATTATTAA
- a CDS encoding linear amide C-N hydrolase: protein MLCSNITLKSQEGNMYWSRTLDNYFDPNTEIKSIPKNYEMKGQSATWKTKYAFLGASVPDTDLYFDGMNETGLIGGLFYLEECEWDSREKIIARDKTPLFGEEFVAWILSQYSTIDEIAEAVEKIALVDEKYLDTLQVASHYCFVDKDQRHIVLEPVKNGDFIIHKDTMGIMTNSPTYEWHLDNLRNYMELTDYNRSETKVIRGQEVEQIESGSGLQGLPGDYTSPSRFIRAAYLSEFVDTPTDKEAIIRLYNVTKSVMIAPGWEKVDHTSNTSDYNVYWSAYDQANLTIYVNPSDTNTFTKVKLDNTITEIKTLEISHENSYYVGK, encoded by the coding sequence ATGTTATGTTCTAATATCACATTGAAATCACAAGAAGGAAATATGTATTGGTCGCGAACATTAGATAACTACTTTGATCCTAACACCGAAATAAAATCGATACCTAAAAATTATGAAATGAAGGGCCAAAGTGCCACGTGGAAAACTAAATATGCTTTTTTAGGAGCTTCAGTCCCTGACACAGACCTATATTTTGACGGTATGAATGAGACAGGGCTAATTGGTGGGCTCTTTTACTTAGAAGAATGCGAGTGGGATTCAAGAGAAAAGATTATTGCGCGTGATAAAACGCCTCTTTTTGGTGAAGAATTCGTAGCTTGGATCCTTAGCCAGTATAGTACAATTGATGAAATTGCTGAAGCCGTTGAAAAAATCGCTTTAGTTGATGAAAAATATCTTGATACTCTCCAAGTAGCCTCGCATTACTGTTTTGTGGATAAAGATCAACGGCATATTGTACTTGAACCTGTAAAAAATGGAGATTTTATAATTCATAAGGATACAATGGGAATTATGACAAACAGTCCTACTTATGAATGGCATTTAGATAATCTTCGTAACTATATGGAATTAACTGATTATAACCGCAGTGAGACCAAAGTGATTCGCGGCCAAGAAGTAGAACAAATTGAATCTGGTTCTGGCTTACAAGGGTTACCAGGAGATTATACATCTCCAAGTCGTTTTATCCGTGCCGCATATTTAAGTGAATTTGTTGATACGCCGACAGATAAAGAAGCCATCATTCGCTTATATAATGTAACAAAGAGTGTCATGATTGCGCCAGGATGGGAGAAAGTCGATCATACAAGTAATACGAGTGACTATAATGTTTATTGGTCAGCTTATGATCAAGCAAACTTAACCATCTATGTGAATCCTTCCGATACAAATACATTTACTAAAGTTAAGCTAGATAATACAATTACTGAAATCAAGACTTTAGAAATCTCACACGAAAATTCATATTATGTAGGAAAATAA
- a CDS encoding peptidylprolyl isomerase — MCASVLLVLASCGNGDIIAKTDAGNITKEDLYKTMKESSGNQFLQQAIIQKVLNKKYKVSDKEVQALTDQYKQQYGGQYPEEQLKNSAKTNLLVQKATENYIGVNDKKLKEYYKTWKPKITVSHILVKDEKTAKEVESKLKDGDKFADLAKKYSTDTSNKDDGGKLKEFGPGEMEPEFEKAAYALKKEGDISEPVKTKYGYHVIKLDKLGQKTTFEKDKEQVKKDYLASKMNQETQTKAIAKEVKAANVKIEDKDLKSALDGITK; from the coding sequence ATGTGCGCAAGTGTTTTATTAGTATTGGCATCATGCGGGAATGGCGATATTATCGCTAAAACGGATGCTGGTAATATTACGAAAGAGGATTTATATAAAACAATGAAAGAGAGCTCTGGGAATCAATTTCTCCAACAAGCGATCATTCAAAAAGTTTTAAACAAGAAATATAAGGTTTCTGATAAAGAGGTGCAAGCTTTAACAGACCAATATAAGCAACAATACGGTGGACAATATCCCGAAGAGCAGCTTAAGAATAGCGCTAAAACTAATCTTTTAGTTCAAAAAGCAACGGAAAATTACATTGGTGTGAACGATAAGAAATTAAAAGAGTACTACAAAACGTGGAAGCCTAAAATTACGGTTTCACATATTTTAGTCAAAGATGAAAAAACAGCTAAAGAAGTAGAGAGCAAATTAAAAGATGGTGACAAATTTGCAGACCTTGCTAAAAAATACTCCACAGATACGTCAAATAAAGATGATGGTGGGAAATTAAAAGAATTTGGCCCAGGCGAAATGGAACCAGAGTTTGAAAAAGCTGCCTATGCTCTTAAAAAAGAAGGCGACATCAGCGAACCTGTCAAAACCAAATACGGATACCATGTCATCAAGCTGGATAAACTTGGTCAGAAAACAACTTTTGAAAAAGACAAAGAACAAGTTAAAAAAGACTATCTTGCAAGTAAAATGAACCAAGAAACACAAACCAAAGCAATTGCAAAAGAAGTAAAAGCTGCTAATGTCAAAATTGAAGATAAAGATTTAAAATCTGCATTAGACGGAATAACTAAATAA
- a CDS encoding glycoside hydrolase family 3 protein, whose amino-acid sequence MYDDHQINHQIEQMTLTEKIGQMFISRTVINQEKMCSDIATYHLGGLVLYDEDLTGENSTTLKEKITKFQLNAKIPLLIGIDQEGGMVSRLTNHPAIIGEETFSSPQEIYNEAGINGTVTEAKKVAALLRDLLINWNFAPVADVTPMTSSYIYKRTLGQDYHVTADYIKKVVPAWQKHVAATLKHFPGYGSAIDTHQDFAINNKALIQLEKQDLLPFKAGIVSGVSAIMVSHVLFEKMDSEYPASLSPKIITDLLRKKLGFNGVIITDSLDMEAIVKFSLKHPTVPTDMMAILAGADCIMNNDYESAIPLIKKAVQKKQITETEIDQHVFRILKLKSTLGVMIL is encoded by the coding sequence ATGTATGATGATCATCAAATCAATCACCAAATTGAGCAAATGACCTTAACTGAAAAAATTGGCCAAATGTTTATCTCACGAACCGTAATCAATCAAGAAAAAATGTGTAGTGATATTGCCACATATCATTTAGGTGGACTTGTTTTATATGATGAAGATCTAACAGGCGAAAATTCAACAACGTTAAAAGAGAAAATAACAAAATTTCAATTAAATGCTAAAATCCCATTACTTATAGGAATTGATCAAGAAGGTGGAATGGTCTCAAGATTAACTAACCATCCAGCTATTATTGGTGAAGAGACCTTTTCTTCTCCACAAGAGATCTATAATGAAGCAGGAATAAATGGAACGGTCACTGAGGCAAAAAAAGTAGCGGCTCTTTTGAGGGATTTACTAATAAATTGGAATTTTGCACCTGTTGCGGATGTCACACCTATGACCAGCAGTTATATTTATAAAAGAACACTTGGGCAAGATTATCATGTAACCGCTGACTATATTAAGAAAGTAGTCCCTGCTTGGCAAAAACATGTGGCTGCAACACTCAAGCACTTTCCCGGGTACGGGTCAGCGATTGATACACATCAAGATTTTGCGATCAACAATAAAGCGCTAATACAATTAGAAAAGCAAGATTTACTACCTTTTAAAGCAGGAATTGTAAGCGGTGTCTCTGCAATCATGGTCAGCCATGTTTTATTTGAAAAAATGGATTCTGAATACCCTGCTTCATTATCTCCAAAAATAATAACCGATTTGTTACGTAAAAAATTAGGATTTAATGGCGTGATTATCACGGATTCGCTAGATATGGAAGCCATTGTAAAATTCTCTCTAAAACATCCAACTGTTCCGACTGATATGATGGCAATTCTAGCAGGAGCTGACTGTATCATGAATAACGATTATGAAAGTGCTATTCCACTTATAAAAAAAGCAGTCCAAAAAAAGCAAATAACTGAAACAGAAATTGATCAACATGTATTTCGTATTTTAAAGCTTAAATCCACATTAGGCGTTATGATTTTATAA
- a CDS encoding RNA polymerase sigma factor, which translates to MKEDMEECFLECIAEYKDDFYRLAFSYVKTQTDALDIIQESIQKALLHLNSIKKKEAIKSWFYKIVVRTSLDFLRKKKKVTLMDHETMGNLNTYTEDQYENIDLKEALERLPTKYKTVIILRYFEELSLQEISYIINRNLSTTKTRLYKALKLLRLDISEEDLHESK; encoded by the coding sequence ATGAAAGAAGATATGGAGGAATGCTTCTTAGAATGTATTGCGGAATACAAAGATGATTTTTACCGGTTAGCATTTAGCTACGTTAAAACACAAACTGACGCTCTTGATATCATACAAGAGTCAATCCAAAAAGCGTTGCTGCATTTAAATTCAATCAAAAAAAAAGAAGCAATAAAAAGTTGGTTTTATAAAATTGTTGTTCGAACATCGCTTGACTTTTTAAGAAAAAAGAAAAAAGTAACATTAATGGACCATGAAACCATGGGGAACTTGAATACCTATACAGAAGATCAATATGAAAATATTGATTTAAAAGAGGCATTAGAACGATTGCCAACAAAATATAAAACCGTGATTATTCTACGTTATTTTGAAGAGCTTTCCCTCCAAGAAATATCCTATATTATCAATCGAAATTTAAGTACTACAAAAACAAGATTATACAAAGCACTCAAATTATTACGGCTAGATATTAGCGAGGAGGATTTGCATGAATCGAAATGA